A genomic window from Diospyros lotus cultivar Yz01 chromosome 2, ASM1463336v1, whole genome shotgun sequence includes:
- the LOC127795109 gene encoding O-fucosyltransferase 36-like, whose product MDRESSSSSSDEEDDRRILIDQNERPASKSPKRSALHIDDGDGEFKHPIFNPRRICSPNFAFNKRYLFAVFLPLFIVILYFTTDFENLFHSAVSDVGFSSSDNGMRESELRALYLLRQQQLGLFKLWNRTSVSESNSSSDYNSTAVSSTSYFKSEMLSQISLNKQIQQVLLSTHGSGNSLDLEDNVTDPSLSGFASLDRCPKVEKNLSDRKTIEWKPRSNKYLLAICVSGQMSNHLICLEKHMFFAALLNRVLVIPSSKVDYQFDHVLDIDHINECLGRKAAITFDEFAEAKKSHLHIDKFICYFSLPQPCFMDDDKVKKLKSLGISMTKLEPAWVEDVKKPTKRTMQDVMAKFSSDDDVIAIGDVFFANVEQDLVMQPGGPIAHKCKALIEPSRLIMLTAQRFIQTFLGERFIALHFRRHGFLKFCNAKKPSCFFPIPQAANCIGRAVERANAPVIYLSTDAAESETSLLQSLVVLNGKTVPLVKRPARDSAEKWDALLYRHGLEEDAQVVAMLDKTICGMSTVFIGSSGSTFTEDILRLRKDWGSASLCDEYLCQGEVPNFIADNE is encoded by the exons ATGGACAGAgagtcgtcgtcgtcgtcttcGGACGAAGAAGACGACCGACGAATTCTAATCGACCAGAACGAGAGGCCGGCGAGCAAGTCTCCCAAACGCTCGGCCTTGCACATCGACGATGGTGATGGTGAGTTCAAGCACCCGATCTTTAATCCACGCCGTATCTGCTCTCCGAATTTCGCCTTCAACAAGAGGTACCTCTTCGCCGTCTTCCTCCCGCTTTTCATTGTGATCCTTTATTTTACCACCGACTTCGAGAACCTCTTCCACTCCGCCGTTTCCGACGTCGGGTTTTCCTCCTCCGATAATGGCATGCGCGAGTCCGAGTTGCGAGCGTTGTACTTGCTGAGACAGCAACAGTTAGGGCTTTTCAAGTTGTGGAATCGTACATCTGTCAGTGAATCTAATTCGAGTTCTGATTACAATTCCACCGCGGTTAGCTCTACTTCGTATTTTAAGTCGGAAATGCTTAGTCAAATTTCGTTAAACAAGCAAATCCAGCAAGTTCTTTTGTCGACTCATGGATCTGGGAACTCTTTGGATTTGGAGGATAATGTGACGGATCCCAGCCTCAGCGGTTTTGCGAGTCTTGATAGGTGTCCAAAGGTGGAGAAGAACTTGTCCGATAGGAAAACCATTGAGTGGAAGCCAAGATCAAATAAGTATTTGCTGGCCATATGTGTATCGGGCCAAATGTCCAATCATTTGATTTGCTTAGAGAAGCATATGTTTTTTGCAGCTCTACTTAATCGGGTTTTAGTTATTCCCAGCTCGAAAGTTGACTATCAGTTCGATCACGTACTGGATATTGATCACATAAATGAATGCTTGGGTAGAAAAGCTGCCATCACGTTTGATGAGTTTGCAGAAGCTAAGAAGAGCCACTTGCACATAGACAAGTTCATATGTTATTTCTCATTGCCACAGCCTTGTTTTATGGATGATGATAAGGTTAAGAAGTTGAAGTCACTGGGCATTTCAATGACTAAGCTCGAACCCGCATGGGTCGAGGATGTCAAGAAGCCAACAAAAAGGACAATGCAAGATGTTATGGCAAAGTTTTCTTCTGATGATGATGTTATTGCAATTGGAGATGTCTTCTTTGCTAATGTGGAGCAAGATTTGGTGATGCAGCCAGGTGGTCCTATTGCTCACAAATGCAAGGCGCTCATTGAGCCAAGCCGTCTTATCATGCTCACCGCACAGCGTTTTATCCAAACATTCTTGGGAGAAAGATTTATTGCTCTTCACTTCCGACGTCATGGCTTCTTGAAGTTTTG CAATGCTAAAAAGCCAAGTTGCTTTTTTCCCATTCCTCAAGCTGCCAACTGCATTGGTCGGGCGGTTGAAAGGGCCAATGCACCAGTTATATATCTTTCCACAGATGCTGCAGAAAGTGAAACCAGCTTATTGCAATCACTGGTTGTTTTGAATGGAAAAACTGTACCTCTTGTCAAGCGCCCAGCTCGTGATTCGGCTGAAAAATGGGATGCTTTATTATACAGACATGGTCTAGAGGAAGATGCTCAG GTGGTAGCTATGCTGGATAAAACAATATGTGGCATGTCCACTGTGTTCATTGGGTCCTCCGGATCCACTTTCACGGAGGACATTCTCCGGCTCCGTAAGGACTGGGGATCTGCATCACTTTGCGATGAATACCTCTGCCAGGGTGAAGTACCAAATTTTATCGCCGACAATGAGTAG